One part of the Salinivirga cyanobacteriivorans genome encodes these proteins:
- a CDS encoding chorismate mutase, with amino-acid sequence MSQHAQKPIIIAGPCSAETEDQVMRTAAEIAGHSAVTAFRSGVWKPRSRPGNFEGAGDSALQWLQKVKKVYGLPTAVEVATPQHVEKALEAGVEYLWIGARTTSNPFSVQELTKALKGLEVKIMVKNPVNPDLSLWIGAIERIMKVTSAKVMAIHRGFYPYEQTPYRNIPKWEIPIELKTRMPEISIICDPSHISGNRALVPEVAQYALDLNFDGLMIETHINPEHALSDANQQLTPENLIKLLNNLQFRDQNINGNVQNALESFRNQIDSIDSQILELLAQRMETTRKIGAFKRERNVAAFQLKRWKNIIRSRMETGYSLGLSKDFVRKMLQSLHKESIRIQSEIMKQQKDKEN; translated from the coding sequence ATGTCTCAACATGCTCAGAAACCAATCATAATTGCTGGTCCGTGCAGTGCCGAAACAGAAGACCAGGTGATGCGGACAGCCGCAGAAATTGCCGGACATTCTGCCGTTACGGCATTTAGAAGCGGTGTGTGGAAACCCCGTTCGCGTCCGGGCAATTTTGAGGGTGCCGGTGACAGCGCATTGCAATGGCTTCAAAAGGTAAAAAAAGTATATGGTTTACCCACAGCTGTTGAGGTTGCCACACCTCAGCATGTAGAAAAAGCCCTGGAGGCAGGCGTTGAATATCTTTGGATTGGTGCGCGCACTACATCCAATCCGTTTTCTGTGCAGGAACTTACCAAAGCTCTCAAAGGTTTAGAAGTGAAGATTATGGTGAAAAACCCTGTTAATCCGGACCTTTCTTTGTGGATTGGGGCCATTGAGCGGATTATGAAAGTAACTTCAGCCAAAGTGATGGCTATACATCGTGGCTTTTACCCCTATGAGCAAACGCCCTACCGGAATATACCTAAATGGGAAATCCCCATTGAATTGAAAACCCGTATGCCCGAAATCTCCATTATTTGCGATCCAAGCCATATTAGTGGTAACCGGGCCCTGGTACCAGAGGTCGCCCAGTATGCTCTTGATTTAAACTTTGACGGATTGATGATTGAAACGCACATCAACCCAGAGCATGCACTGAGTGATGCAAATCAGCAATTGACCCCTGAAAACCTGATCAAATTGTTAAATAATCTGCAGTTTCGTGATCAGAATATAAATGGGAATGTTCAAAATGCGCTTGAAAGTTTTCGCAATCAAATAGATTCTATTGATTCGCAAATACTTGAGCTGTTGGCACAGCGTATGGAAACAACTCGTAAAATTGGTGCTTTTAAACGTGAACGAAATGTGGCTGCATTTCAGCTTAAACGGTGGAAAAATATAATCCGGTCTCGTATGGAAACCGGATATTCTCTTGGATTATCGAAAGATTTTGTAAGAAAAATGCTTCAGAGTCTGCACAAAGAATCTATTCGCATTCAATCTGAAATTATGAAGCAGCAAAAAGACAAAGAAAATTAA
- a CDS encoding dipeptidase, protein MENLKQYIEDNKQRFLDELFELIRIPSISSLSEHKQDMYKAAELWKKYLLDAGADEARIYDTEGHPILYAEKIIDPKKPTVLVYGHMDVMPVDPIDLWESEPFEPEIRDGKIYARGADDDKGQAFMHTKAFEFMVKTNQLPVNVKFMIEGEEEIGSPNLTKWCAEYKDMLEADIILVSDTGMIAQDVPSITTGLRGLTYLQIEVTGPNRDLHSGLFGGAVANPLNVLADIIAKMTDEDNRVTIPGFYDDVLEASDEERKKLNQAPFSKEAYKKAIDVEELDGEKGYTTIERTGIRPSFDLCGMWGGYTGEGAKTVLPSKAYAKLSSRLVPNQDHEKIGKMIKDHIEKIAPKSVKVEVTPLHGGQAYVCPIEIPAYKAAEKAFEEAFGKMPVPVRSGGSIPIISTFDKVLGTKSILMGFGLESDAIHSPNENYPLFNFYKGIETIPLFYKHFAEMK, encoded by the coding sequence ATGGAAAATTTAAAACAATACATCGAAGACAACAAGCAGCGTTTTTTAGACGAACTGTTTGAATTAATTCGTATTCCGAGTATTAGCTCTCTCTCGGAGCATAAGCAAGATATGTACAAAGCAGCTGAGCTTTGGAAGAAATATTTGCTCGATGCCGGTGCTGATGAAGCCCGTATCTACGATACAGAAGGCCATCCAATTCTTTACGCCGAAAAAATTATAGATCCTAAAAAACCTACCGTCCTTGTATACGGTCATATGGACGTTATGCCAGTTGATCCGATAGATCTTTGGGAGTCAGAGCCATTTGAGCCGGAAATTCGTGACGGCAAAATCTATGCACGTGGAGCCGATGACGATAAAGGCCAGGCTTTTATGCATACCAAAGCATTTGAATTCATGGTGAAAACCAATCAATTGCCTGTAAACGTTAAGTTTATGATTGAGGGTGAAGAGGAGATTGGTTCTCCCAACCTTACCAAATGGTGTGCCGAGTACAAAGATATGCTCGAAGCAGATATTATTTTGGTGAGCGATACCGGAATGATTGCCCAGGACGTACCTTCAATTACTACGGGTTTGCGCGGACTTACATATCTGCAAATTGAAGTAACCGGGCCTAATCGTGACTTGCACTCAGGACTTTTTGGTGGTGCAGTTGCCAACCCGCTTAATGTTTTGGCCGATATCATTGCTAAAATGACAGATGAGGACAATCGTGTTACCATTCCGGGTTTTTATGACGATGTGCTGGAAGCTTCAGATGAAGAACGCAAAAAATTAAATCAGGCGCCTTTCAGCAAAGAAGCCTACAAAAAAGCAATTGATGTTGAAGAACTCGATGGAGAAAAAGGGTATACCACCATCGAGCGTACAGGCATAAGACCTTCATTTGACCTTTGTGGTATGTGGGGTGGATATACCGGTGAAGGGGCTAAAACTGTATTGCCATCAAAAGCCTATGCCAAACTGTCAAGCCGCCTGGTTCCAAACCAGGATCATGAGAAGATTGGTAAAATGATTAAAGATCATATAGAAAAAATTGCACCAAAATCTGTTAAGGTTGAAGTAACACCATTACACGGTGGACAGGCATATGTTTGCCCAATTGAGATTCCAGCCTATAAAGCTGCTGAAAAAGCCTTTGAAGAAGCATTTGGTAAAATGCCCGTTCCAGTGCGCAGTGGTGGTAGTATTCCAATTATTTCAACTTTCGACAAAGTTTTGGGAACCAAATCAATTTTGATGGGCTTTGGTCTTGAAAGTGATGCGATTCACTCACCAAATGAAAACTATCCGTTATTCAATTTTTATAAAGGAATCGAAACTATACCGTTGTTCTACAAGCATTTTGCTGAAATGAAGTAG
- a CDS encoding DUF3109 family protein, with protein sequence MKVEPVTMLEIGKTLVSLDLIEKQFHCDLEKCHGACCVIGESGAPLEPAEKEKIADVYPLVRQFMTTEGIKAVDEQGWYVVDEDGDTVTPLMNNGACAYIYEDNGITFCAIEKAWMEGLIDFRKPVSCHLYPVRITEYEAYDAVNYEKNKICKAALKKGKNEQVQLYKFLKDALIRKYGEKWYNELEMNARVWEKHKHEAQ encoded by the coding sequence ATGAAAGTCGAACCTGTAACCATGCTGGAAATAGGAAAAACTTTAGTAAGTCTCGATCTAATTGAGAAACAGTTTCATTGCGATCTTGAAAAATGCCATGGAGCATGCTGTGTTATTGGCGAATCTGGTGCTCCGCTGGAGCCAGCGGAAAAAGAGAAAATAGCCGATGTTTATCCGCTTGTTCGGCAATTTATGACCACCGAGGGAATAAAGGCCGTTGATGAGCAGGGATGGTATGTGGTTGACGAAGATGGAGATACCGTAACACCTTTGATGAATAATGGTGCATGTGCTTATATTTACGAAGATAATGGCATAACTTTCTGTGCTATAGAAAAAGCATGGATGGAAGGTTTAATTGATTTTCGCAAACCTGTATCCTGCCATTTGTATCCTGTGAGGATTACAGAATATGAGGCTTATGATGCTGTAAATTATGAAAAAAACAAGATCTGTAAAGCTGCGCTTAAAAAAGGGAAAAATGAGCAGGTTCAGCTGTACAAATTCCTAAAAGATGCTTTAATAAGGAAGTACGGGGAAAAATGGTACAATGAGTTGGAGATGAATGCCAGAGTCTGGGAAAAACATAAACATGAAGCACAATAA
- the gpmI gene encoding 2,3-bisphosphoglycerate-independent phosphoglycerate mutase — MNKKVMLMILDGWGIGKKDKSDVIYNANTPNMDKLTAQFANAQLQASGQNVGLPDGQMGNSEVGHLNIGAGRIVYQDLVKINQAVKDRSIEQNEEIVKAWQYAKENNKAVHLVGLVSDGGVHSSNKHLYKLAKMADAAGIDNINIHALTDGRDTDPKSGKGFIQELQNEVEGTNAKIASIVGRYYGMDRDKRWERIKLAYDLYVHGKGKSFKDPVQAMQASYDDGVTDEFIKPVVITNENDEPTGTINEGDVVFCFNFRTDRLRELTIVLTQQDMPEHDMKTMPLYYLTMTRYDDSFKDVHIPFDKENLKDTMGEVLAREGKKQIRIAETEKYAHVTFFFSGGQEKEFENEKRILIPSPKVATYDMQPEMSAYKVKDAIVEELHKAETDFVCLNFANGDMVGHTGVYEAIEKAVEAVDECVGDVVEAARQNDYELVIIADHGNADNAVNPDESPNTAHSLNAVPIIVVSDRYKKVNNGILADVAPTILEMMGLQRPEAMTGKPLVE; from the coding sequence ATGAACAAAAAAGTAATGTTGATGATCCTCGATGGATGGGGAATCGGGAAGAAAGATAAATCTGATGTAATTTATAATGCCAATACACCAAACATGGATAAACTCACAGCTCAGTTTGCCAATGCACAACTTCAGGCTTCAGGCCAAAATGTGGGTTTGCCCGATGGTCAAATGGGAAACTCTGAGGTTGGCCATTTGAATATTGGTGCAGGTAGAATAGTTTACCAGGATTTGGTGAAAATTAATCAAGCTGTAAAGGACAGGTCAATTGAACAAAACGAAGAGATTGTAAAGGCCTGGCAGTATGCCAAGGAAAATAATAAGGCCGTACACCTGGTAGGATTGGTTTCAGACGGTGGTGTGCATTCTTCAAACAAACATTTATACAAGTTGGCCAAAATGGCAGATGCGGCTGGTATTGACAATATTAATATTCATGCCCTTACCGATGGCCGCGATACCGACCCCAAAAGCGGTAAAGGCTTCATTCAGGAACTTCAGAATGAGGTTGAAGGTACCAATGCCAAAATAGCTTCAATTGTAGGCCGGTATTATGGTATGGATCGCGATAAGCGTTGGGAGCGCATCAAGCTTGCTTACGACCTTTATGTACATGGAAAAGGGAAGTCTTTTAAAGATCCGGTGCAGGCAATGCAGGCTTCATATGATGATGGTGTGACCGACGAGTTTATTAAACCTGTTGTCATTACCAATGAAAATGATGAACCAACCGGAACTATCAATGAAGGTGATGTGGTATTTTGTTTCAATTTCCGCACTGACAGACTACGGGAATTGACCATTGTGCTGACCCAACAGGACATGCCAGAGCATGATATGAAAACAATGCCACTTTATTACCTGACTATGACACGCTATGATGATAGCTTTAAGGATGTACACATTCCATTTGATAAAGAAAATTTAAAAGATACCATGGGCGAAGTGTTGGCAAGAGAAGGGAAAAAACAAATTCGTATTGCTGAAACAGAAAAATATGCACATGTTACTTTTTTCTTCTCAGGAGGTCAGGAGAAAGAGTTCGAAAATGAAAAGCGAATTCTGATTCCATCTCCTAAAGTTGCCACATACGATATGCAGCCTGAAATGAGCGCTTACAAAGTAAAAGATGCCATAGTTGAAGAATTACATAAGGCTGAAACAGATTTTGTATGTCTCAATTTTGCCAATGGCGATATGGTTGGGCATACAGGTGTTTATGAAGCAATAGAAAAGGCTGTTGAAGCGGTTGATGAATGTGTTGGCGATGTTGTAGAGGCTGCCCGCCAAAACGATTATGAGTTGGTTATTATTGCCGATCACGGAAATGCAGATAATGCTGTAAACCCTGATGAAAGCCCCAATACTGCGCACTCGCTCAATGCTGTACCAATAATTGTGGTAAGCGATCGCTACAAAAAAGTCAATAATGGTATTTTGGCTGATGTTGCGCCTACAATTCTGGAAATGATGGGCTTACAAAGACCTGAAGCTATGACAGGAAAACCGCTTGTAGAATGA
- a CDS encoding purine-nucleoside phosphorylase, with product MLEKINKAANFVKQKIDGTPQVGIILGSGLGNFGNRIENSVKIPYSDIPGFPVSTVEGHSGQLIFGDLGGKKVVAMQGRFHYYEGYEMDQVTLPVRVIKQLGAGTLFVSNAAGGLNPDFNAGDMMIIDDHINFFPQNALRGKNIDELGPRFPDMSEPYNQEMIKKAEVIANKEQIKLQKGVYVGSSGPTLETSAEYKMFRIMGADATGMSTVPEVIVAVHMGMKVFGMSVITNVSEPADPEKGTTHDEVQDVAGTVEPQMTKIFTGLIEQI from the coding sequence ATGTTAGAGAAGATTAATAAAGCAGCAAATTTTGTAAAGCAAAAAATTGACGGAACACCACAAGTAGGTATAATCCTTGGAAGTGGATTAGGAAATTTTGGGAATCGTATTGAGAATAGTGTGAAGATTCCTTATAGCGACATTCCCGGTTTTCCTGTGTCTACAGTAGAAGGACATTCAGGTCAATTGATTTTTGGAGACCTTGGCGGTAAAAAAGTTGTTGCTATGCAGGGGCGATTCCATTACTACGAAGGATACGAGATGGATCAGGTGACACTACCCGTACGTGTAATTAAGCAGTTAGGCGCAGGTACATTATTTGTTTCAAATGCTGCTGGTGGCTTAAATCCTGATTTTAACGCCGGCGACATGATGATCATCGATGATCATATTAATTTTTTCCCGCAGAATGCATTGCGCGGTAAAAATATCGATGAACTCGGACCTCGCTTCCCTGATATGAGCGAGCCTTACAACCAGGAGATGATTAAAAAAGCCGAAGTCATTGCAAATAAAGAGCAAATAAAACTTCAGAAAGGTGTATATGTTGGTAGTAGCGGACCAACCCTTGAGACTTCTGCAGAATACAAAATGTTTAGAATTATGGGTGCCGATGCAACCGGAATGTCAACTGTGCCGGAAGTAATTGTTGCTGTACACATGGGTATGAAGGTGTTTGGAATGTCTGTTATTACAAATGTTTCAGAACCAGCTGATCCTGAAAAAGGAACAACCCATGACGAGGTTCAGGATGTTGCCGGAACTGTGGAACCACAAATGACAAAAATCTTTACCGGATTAATAGAACAGATATAG
- a CDS encoding M28 family metallopeptidase has translation MKKLYLSLLFFSAVLLSQNTSAQNQNIPVLDSIVEEVNQDSLTSYIEALQNLKTRYALADNRKEVAQWIQNKFISFGYNDVVLDSFNINEYGEETVQYNVICRGNNPENSKDYVLLGAHHDAITYVNPADSAPGADDNASGTAAVLEVARALKMHGTATKIPFHFATWAAEELGLHGSEIYVARHKAMDSLPLFYFNLDMIANNVADNLLMNYQADAELRSLVEITDNYTEIIPTPESSGGGSDHLPFKNENVPIIYFSEYHFSDVYHSEADILANLEMDYATQIVKGVATSFYYGANAQPQLNIEAVVNGGNGTDFIVNWTPQNNIAYYKVDVYAQDSLLKSINTDFDSLYIDDLPLNETICFDLYSIGSDSIPGLKTSACIDLSAVPDAPIASSEMELQQITLNWSNSLPIDAQTMHIERKPDGGSTYSLVSETDPANGTYSISDHPLGIWTYKFTLEDNEGLISDSTLIKVYSTDSENDIMVVIGNMGGYGNPSLGQVMSFYDSIMPEGNHFVFSSLADEAYLPILSNMGTLIWNSFWTNNSDFYENLDLIQKFLSEGGQLLVFANEIYKHTDPGFTGEEIYAPGQLIYEMGVSEIIPNNDARLRQMRHTQGLLIDVNASKLPDSYEGAVPNIEALVPTTSSEVVLTYHSLTDQPPTNSLDGEAIAVKSAIDSALIIACNVPLYYFNTSQSKTLIEQLLAEPFPNGILSKDEFENTFSIHPNPATNHFEIFNNGRISLKGDLKIYDLSGRIVKAAAINLAQGDKAVINAEEISPGVYIISISGQTHHSQKLIIR, from the coding sequence ATGAAAAAATTATATCTCAGTTTGCTATTTTTTTCGGCAGTGCTTTTAAGTCAAAACACCAGTGCTCAAAATCAGAATATTCCTGTTTTAGATAGTATTGTAGAAGAAGTAAATCAGGACAGCCTTACCAGCTATATTGAGGCGCTTCAAAATTTAAAAACACGATATGCTTTAGCTGACAATAGAAAAGAAGTAGCCCAATGGATTCAGAATAAATTCATTTCATTTGGCTACAACGATGTGGTACTGGATTCTTTTAACATAAATGAATATGGTGAAGAAACGGTACAATATAACGTAATTTGCAGGGGAAATAATCCTGAAAACTCAAAAGACTATGTATTACTTGGTGCACACCATGATGCAATTACCTATGTAAATCCTGCGGACTCAGCACCGGGGGCCGATGACAATGCTTCAGGTACAGCAGCCGTATTAGAAGTGGCCCGGGCATTAAAAATGCATGGTACAGCAACAAAAATTCCTTTTCACTTTGCCACATGGGCTGCAGAAGAATTAGGCCTTCATGGTAGCGAAATTTATGTGGCGAGACACAAGGCCATGGATAGCCTGCCTCTTTTTTATTTCAATCTGGATATGATTGCCAATAACGTTGCTGACAACCTCTTAATGAACTATCAGGCAGATGCTGAGTTGCGAAGCCTTGTTGAAATTACCGATAATTACACAGAAATCATACCCACACCGGAAAGTTCAGGAGGTGGCTCTGACCACTTACCATTTAAAAACGAAAATGTACCTATAATTTACTTCTCCGAATATCACTTCTCAGATGTGTACCATAGCGAAGCAGATATACTGGCAAACCTGGAAATGGATTATGCTACCCAAATTGTTAAAGGTGTGGCTACATCATTTTACTACGGGGCCAATGCACAACCACAGCTAAATATTGAGGCAGTTGTAAATGGTGGTAATGGTACTGATTTTATTGTAAACTGGACTCCGCAAAACAACATAGCTTATTACAAAGTTGATGTATATGCACAAGACTCACTCCTAAAGAGTATCAACACCGATTTTGACAGTCTTTATATTGATGACCTGCCGTTAAATGAAACTATATGTTTTGACTTATACAGCATTGGTTCAGACAGTATTCCGGGACTAAAAACATCCGCATGCATTGACCTAAGCGCCGTACCTGATGCACCAATTGCTTCATCCGAAATGGAGTTGCAACAAATCACATTAAACTGGTCAAATTCGCTTCCGATTGACGCACAAACCATGCACATTGAGAGAAAACCAGATGGTGGTTCAACTTACAGTCTGGTTTCAGAAACAGATCCAGCCAACGGAACCTATAGTATTAGTGACCATCCGCTGGGAATTTGGACCTATAAATTCACGCTGGAAGACAATGAAGGATTAATTTCAGACTCCACTCTAATTAAGGTATACAGTACAGACTCTGAAAATGACATAATGGTCGTTATAGGAAACATGGGTGGCTACGGAAACCCCTCGCTGGGGCAGGTCATGTCGTTTTACGACAGTATAATGCCTGAGGGAAACCACTTTGTATTTAGCTCCCTTGCAGATGAGGCCTATTTACCAATATTAAGCAACATGGGCACTTTGATATGGAACTCATTCTGGACCAACAATTCTGACTTTTATGAAAACCTTGATTTAATTCAGAAATTCTTATCAGAAGGAGGCCAGCTTCTGGTCTTTGCCAATGAAATATACAAGCATACCGACCCGGGCTTTACAGGTGAAGAAATCTACGCTCCCGGGCAGCTGATATACGAAATGGGCGTTAGCGAAATTATCCCAAACAACGATGCCAGGCTCAGACAGATGAGGCATACACAGGGTTTACTCATTGATGTAAATGCCAGCAAATTACCCGACAGCTACGAGGGTGCAGTGCCAAACATTGAAGCCTTAGTGCCAACTACTTCAAGCGAAGTTGTTTTGACCTACCACAGCTTAACTGATCAACCTCCCACCAATTCGCTTGATGGAGAGGCCATTGCAGTTAAATCGGCCATTGATTCGGCACTCATTATTGCATGCAATGTGCCGCTTTATTACTTCAACACAAGCCAATCAAAAACCTTAATCGAACAATTACTTGCAGAGCCTTTTCCAAATGGTATTTTAAGCAAAGACGAATTTGAAAATACCTTCTCCATACACCCCAACCCGGCAACCAATCATTTTGAAATATTCAATAATGGAAGAATCTCACTAAAAGGCGATTTAAAAATATATGATTTGAGTGGCCGAATTGTTAAAGCGGCTGCAATAAATTTAGCACAGGGAGATAAAGCAGTAATTAATGCCGAGGAAATAAGTCCGGGGGTTTATATCATTTCAATCAGCGGGCAAACCCATCATTCGCAGAAACTCATTATCAGATAG
- the mutS gene encoding DNA mismatch repair protein MutS, with translation MKQYYQVKNKYPDAILLFRVGDFYETFEQDAIKTSEILGITLTKRANGSASYVELAGFPHHALDNYLPKLVRAGERVAICDQLEDPKLTKKIVKRGVTELVTPGVSLNDNVLEHKENNFLASVFIDKTIAGIAFLDISTGEFYTAEGNFEYIDKLLQSFGPKEVLYEKQKKEKFYETFGSRHYLYPLDEWIYEYTTSRERLLNHFETTSLKGFGIEGLDRGILAAGAILHYLDATQHHNIKNITGISRIDEDKYVWLDRFTIRNLEIFNSMQEGGKSLINVVDRSVSPMGSRLLKRWLALPLKHSGPIEERLDIVQYFIENEELHNELEEHIRKIGDIERLISKVAVMRISPREVSQLRASLQAIEPVKNICDNAKDANLRKIGEQINVCKSIRERLEKELQEDPPAQVNKGNVIAGGVNPELDELREMSQSARTYMNEMQEREIKRTGIPSLKIAYNNVFGYYIEVRNTHKDKVPEEWIRKQTLVSAERYITEELKEFETKILGAEEKILALETRLFNELIIAMGDYVSQIQMNAVLLARIDVLMGFARLAVDNKYNRPGINEGNEIKITNGRHPVIETQMEAGEEYIANDVLLDDKDQQIVIITGPNMAGKSALLRQTALITLLSQVGSFVPAEKAEIGVVDKIFTRVGASDNISAGESTFMVEMNEAASILNNISSRSLVLLDELGRGTSTYDGISLAWAIVEYLHEHPKHNAKTLFATHYHELNEMEKTFKRIKNFNVSVREVNNKIVFLRKLVRGGSAHSFGIHVAQMAGMPPSVVQRAEKILKELEQARNEKGMGMPTEEITQNREGMQLSFFQLDDPVLQQIRDQISQLDVNNLTPVEALNKLNEIKKIAGL, from the coding sequence ATGAAGCAATACTACCAGGTAAAAAACAAATACCCTGATGCCATATTGCTTTTCAGAGTTGGCGATTTTTATGAAACATTTGAGCAAGATGCCATTAAAACTTCAGAAATACTCGGCATAACGTTAACAAAAAGGGCAAATGGTTCGGCATCTTACGTTGAGCTGGCCGGATTTCCGCATCATGCACTCGACAATTATTTACCCAAACTTGTACGCGCAGGCGAACGTGTTGCAATTTGCGACCAGCTGGAAGACCCTAAACTGACTAAAAAAATTGTAAAAAGAGGTGTTACCGAACTTGTAACACCCGGAGTTTCGCTAAACGACAACGTGCTCGAGCATAAAGAAAACAACTTTCTGGCCTCGGTTTTTATAGACAAAACAATTGCAGGAATAGCCTTTCTTGATATTTCAACGGGCGAATTTTACACGGCTGAAGGCAATTTTGAATATATCGACAAATTACTGCAAAGCTTTGGGCCCAAAGAAGTGCTTTATGAAAAGCAGAAAAAAGAAAAATTTTACGAAACTTTTGGTTCCAGGCATTATTTGTACCCGCTTGATGAGTGGATCTATGAATACACAACTTCCCGTGAAAGGTTATTAAATCATTTTGAAACAACATCATTAAAAGGATTTGGAATTGAGGGCCTCGACCGTGGTATATTGGCTGCCGGTGCCATTCTGCATTACCTGGACGCCACGCAGCATCACAACATCAAAAACATCACAGGCATCTCCAGAATTGATGAGGACAAATACGTATGGCTAGACCGATTCACAATACGCAACCTGGAGATATTTAATTCAATGCAAGAAGGCGGCAAATCACTCATTAATGTCGTAGATCGCTCGGTTTCACCCATGGGATCGCGACTTTTGAAAAGATGGCTTGCACTTCCACTCAAACATTCAGGACCAATAGAAGAGCGACTCGACATAGTACAATATTTCATTGAAAACGAAGAACTTCATAATGAACTAGAAGAGCATATTAGAAAAATTGGCGACATTGAGCGACTGATTTCAAAAGTTGCTGTAATGCGCATCTCGCCGAGGGAAGTATCACAATTAAGAGCCTCCCTTCAGGCTATTGAACCTGTTAAAAATATTTGCGATAATGCAAAAGATGCCAACCTTCGAAAAATTGGAGAACAAATAAACGTATGTAAGTCCATTCGCGAGCGACTCGAGAAAGAATTACAAGAAGACCCACCGGCACAGGTTAATAAAGGCAATGTAATTGCCGGGGGCGTGAACCCCGAGTTAGACGAACTACGTGAGATGTCGCAATCTGCACGTACTTACATGAATGAAATGCAGGAACGCGAAATAAAAAGAACCGGCATTCCATCTCTGAAAATTGCCTACAATAACGTATTTGGTTATTATATTGAAGTTAGAAACACCCATAAAGACAAAGTACCCGAAGAGTGGATTCGCAAACAAACCCTTGTGAGTGCAGAGCGCTATATAACTGAGGAACTCAAGGAGTTTGAGACTAAAATACTTGGTGCTGAAGAGAAAATTCTGGCCCTGGAAACCAGACTATTCAATGAATTAATAATTGCCATGGGCGACTATGTCTCTCAAATACAAATGAATGCTGTACTTCTGGCACGTATTGATGTACTAATGGGCTTTGCCAGGCTAGCTGTAGACAACAAATACAACAGGCCAGGAATAAACGAAGGAAATGAGATAAAAATAACCAACGGCAGGCACCCGGTGATTGAAACCCAAATGGAAGCAGGTGAGGAGTACATTGCCAACGATGTTTTACTTGATGATAAAGATCAGCAAATTGTAATTATCACCGGACCAAATATGGCAGGTAAATCGGCATTGCTGCGACAAACAGCCTTAATAACACTCCTTTCGCAGGTAGGTTCTTTTGTACCCGCTGAAAAAGCAGAAATTGGCGTGGTGGATAAGATTTTTACCAGGGTTGGTGCTTCTGACAACATTTCTGCGGGAGAATCGACCTTTATGGTAGAAATGAATGAAGCCGCAAGCATATTGAACAACATATCATCGCGAAGCCTTGTGCTACTCGATGAATTAGGACGAGGCACCAGCACTTATGACGGAATATCGTTGGCCTGGGCTATAGTTGAATACCTCCATGAACATCCGAAACATAACGCAAAGACGCTTTTTGCCACCCATTATCATGAACTAAATGAAATGGAGAAAACTTTTAAGCGTATTAAAAACTTCAATGTTTCGGTGAGGGAGGTCAACAACAAAATTGTTTTTCTACGAAAGCTTGTGCGCGGCGGCAGTGCGCATAGTTTTGGTATTCACGTGGCTCAAATGGCGGGCATGCCTCCATCAGTGGTACAGCGGGCCGAAAAAATTCTTAAAGAACTTGAACAGGCCAGAAATGAAAAGGGTATGGGGATGCCTACAGAAGAAATTACTCAAAACCGTGAGGGCATGCAATTAAGCTTTTTTCAGCTTGACGACCCGGTACTACAACAAATCAGAGATCAAATATCGCAGTTAGATGTAAACAATCTTACTCCGGTAGAAGCACTGAACAAACTGAATGAGATTAAAAAAATTGCAGGTCTGTAA